A single region of the Candidatus Stygibacter australis genome encodes:
- a CDS encoding ABC transporter permease: MLNKIKNILIIIGDFTRFQFTVLLSLKVIGKRRNQIIEQMERIGYDSLLLISITAGFTGLVTAVQASYLTNGYIPPNLIGVLVGKSTMIELAPVLTALVLAGKVGASIAAEIGTMKVSEQLDSMLSMAIEPSDYLYMPRVIAGCIMVPILTIYANLIGIVSAFGLSVFKYHINGYTFFMELKNYFMPSNLWGGLIKAFFFGLFITMIGCFAGSKTQGGAQGVGRVTTMTVVYSSIAILILDFLVASVLLGVSN; encoded by the coding sequence ATGCTCAATAAAATTAAAAATATCCTGATCATAATTGGTGATTTCACCAGATTTCAATTCACAGTATTATTATCTTTGAAAGTAATTGGTAAAAGAAGAAATCAGATAATTGAGCAGATGGAGAGAATTGGTTATGATTCTCTTCTACTCATATCTATCACTGCTGGATTCACTGGTCTGGTTACGGCTGTTCAGGCATCTTATCTTACAAATGGTTACATTCCTCCTAATCTAATTGGCGTACTGGTAGGAAAATCTACCATGATCGAACTCGCACCTGTACTCACTGCTCTTGTGCTAGCCGGCAAAGTTGGGGCTTCTATTGCTGCTGAGATAGGTACTATGAAAGTAAGTGAGCAATTGGACAGTATGCTTTCCATGGCAATTGAGCCCTCTGATTATCTGTATATGCCCAGGGTGATTGCAGGATGTATTATGGTGCCGATTCTCACAATTTATGCAAATCTCATAGGTATTGTCTCGGCTTTCGGACTTTCAGTGTTCAAGTATCATATCAATGGCTATACTTTTTTTATGGAGTTAAAGAACTATTTCATGCCATCTAATTTATGGGGTGGATTGATCAAGGCGTTTTTCTTTGGATTATTTATTACCATGATTGGGTGTTTTGCGGGAAGTAAAACCCAGGGTGGAGCACAGGGAGTGGGAAGAGTAACCACTATGACTGTGGTTTATTCATCAATTGCAATTCTTATTCTTGATTTTCTGGTTGCCAGTGTGTTGTTAGGTGTATCTAATTGA
- the dnaB gene encoding replicative DNA helicase, whose product MMAEFNKETSSRKDPNTSVDKQLPNDPNAEAAVLSAMLIDSYNVSYTMTLVTEKDFYRNSHKTLFRAMKRLFEQSIEIDVITLTDELKKSNDFEKVGGFEFINKLTSVVLSGANIKDHVKIIRDKSTLRQLITAANNIIEVSYRADEDVAKILDEAEQQIFDIAENPLKESFSNFKTDIDDTIEIIQEIASKKRNVMGVQTGFYDLDNLIGGFRSGQFVIVAARPAMGKSSFALNFAFNAAMNFDLKIAIFTLEMESQELIMRMLSSAAEIPMQSMLRGTGLGTEKIERIVTVAEVLRDCQIYIDDTGHQTLNQIRARTRRLAAEVGKLDMIIVDYLQLMSSNSPKGRDNRQQEISEISRGLKVLAKEMKLPVIALSQLNRQVESREDKRPILADLRESGAIEQDADIVMFIYREHVYSKKQEDIGKAELLIRKNRHGKIGTVHMTFLSEFTSFRNASNQPEM is encoded by the coding sequence TTAATAAAGAGACCAGTTCAAGAAAAGACCCGAACACATCCGTTGATAAGCAATTGCCTAATGACCCTAATGCCGAAGCAGCAGTGCTTTCTGCCATGCTGATAGATTCATATAATGTGAGTTATACAATGACTCTTGTCACGGAAAAGGATTTCTACCGGAATAGTCATAAAACGTTATTCAGGGCAATGAAACGGCTTTTTGAGCAAAGTATAGAAATTGATGTTATCACTCTCACTGATGAATTAAAGAAAAGTAATGACTTTGAGAAAGTAGGTGGGTTCGAATTTATAAATAAACTCACCAGCGTGGTATTGAGCGGTGCAAACATCAAGGATCACGTGAAGATCATTCGCGATAAATCAACTCTTAGGCAACTGATCACGGCAGCAAATAACATCATTGAAGTTAGTTATAGAGCAGATGAAGATGTTGCTAAGATACTCGATGAAGCTGAACAGCAGATATTTGATATTGCCGAGAATCCACTTAAGGAATCATTTAGTAATTTTAAAACTGATATTGATGACACGATAGAGATCATTCAGGAGATAGCAAGCAAGAAACGCAATGTAATGGGAGTTCAGACGGGTTTTTATGATCTGGATAATCTGATCGGTGGGTTCAGAAGCGGACAATTTGTTATAGTTGCAGCTCGTCCAGCGATGGGAAAAAGTTCATTTGCACTTAATTTTGCTTTTAATGCAGCAATGAACTTTGATCTTAAGATCGCCATATTCACTCTTGAGATGGAAAGCCAGGAACTAATAATGAGAATGCTTAGTTCAGCAGCAGAAATCCCAATGCAGAGCATGCTGCGGGGTACTGGACTGGGAACAGAGAAAATTGAGAGAATTGTTACTGTTGCCGAGGTGCTGCGAGATTGCCAAATATATATCGATGATACTGGACATCAGACTTTGAACCAGATTCGGGCAAGAACCAGACGTCTGGCAGCAGAAGTTGGAAAGCTGGATATGATCATTGTTGATTATCTGCAATTAATGTCTTCTAATAGCCCCAAAGGAAGAGATAACCGACAGCAGGAAATATCTGAGATCTCTCGTGGACTAAAAGTTCTGGCAAAAGAAATGAAATTACCTGTGATCGCATTATCACAATTGAACCGCCAGGTGGAAAGTCGTGAAGATAAACGTCCAATTTTGGCAGATTTAAGGGAATCTGGAGCAATTGAACAGGATGCGGATATTGTTATGTTCATCTACCGAGAGCATGTGTATAGCAAGAAACAGGAAGATATCGGGAAAGCAGAATTATTGATCAGAAAGAATCGTCATGGAAAAATTGGAACAGTTCATATGACATTCCTGAGCGAATTTACTTCCTTTAGAAATGCTTCAAATCAGCCAGAGATGTAA
- a CDS encoding tRNA (cytidine(34)-2'-O)-methyltransferase encodes MFKIVLYQPEIPANTGNIGRLCVGADSELHIIKPMRFMINDKYLKRAGLDYWQDLKLFLHDDLAELQVEYPQSNIYYCTTKTENKYTEPEYKAGDIFVFGPESRGIPEEILLENKDNTITIPMSEKIRSINLSNSVAIVLYEALRQVDWEGDENVSTRRIIC; translated from the coding sequence TTGTTCAAGATAGTTTTATATCAACCGGAAATTCCTGCTAATACAGGTAATATCGGAAGATTATGCGTGGGTGCAGATAGCGAATTGCATATAATTAAACCCATGCGATTCATGATCAATGATAAATACCTGAAAAGAGCTGGACTTGATTACTGGCAGGATCTTAAGCTTTTTTTGCATGATGATCTTGCTGAACTTCAGGTTGAATATCCGCAAAGTAATATTTACTACTGCACAACTAAAACAGAAAATAAATATACTGAGCCTGAATATAAGGCAGGAGATATATTTGTCTTTGGCCCAGAATCAAGAGGAATTCCAGAAGAAATTTTATTAGAAAATAAAGATAATACAATCACAATTCCCATGTCAGAAAAAATAAGATCAATCAATTTGAGTAACAGCGTGGCTATAGTGCTCTATGAGGCATTACGCCAGGTTGACTGGGAAGGTGATGAGAATGTTTCCACCAGGAGGATAATATGCTGA
- a CDS encoding hemolysin family protein → MADKVEDSLSYIFLVGLLILSAFFSGSETAFFSLTKIQIKKYEKSGNASERRINKLLLNPRSLLVLILLGNTLVNVAASSTAALIALEIGEKYFGSKGHAFSIFFEIVIMTFILLIFGEITPKLLAYNTSEKFSKITSLPLIILYYLLYPLIKVLEFINIIFAHRSRYSADKNNNITTEDLKNLLQSDSTDHPLEDSEKEIIQSIFRFFSGTKACEIMTPRVDIVGIESKESYEELRQCLLESGHSKLPVYEGSIDNITGIIYAKDVILNPDKTSISSLMREPNYVTENSQISDLLNMFRQKKIQISVVVDEYGGTSGLLTLEDILEELVGEILDEYDKEGPTISMISEDEYIINGMVSIAELNQKFDLNIPEEEYNNLAEFLFDGFNRVPARYDSYIYDDRIEFVVTNIKSRRIHYVRVKKLKKS, encoded by the coding sequence TTGGCAGATAAAGTGGAAGACAGCCTTTCGTATATTTTTTTAGTAGGACTACTTATCTTATCAGCATTTTTTTCAGGGTCAGAGACTGCGTTTTTCTCATTAACCAAGATCCAGATCAAAAAGTATGAGAAAAGCGGAAATGCCAGTGAAAGAAGGATAAATAAACTGCTTTTAAATCCCAGATCACTTCTTGTGCTTATCCTGTTGGGTAATACTCTGGTAAATGTAGCAGCATCCAGTACTGCGGCTTTGATCGCTTTAGAAATTGGGGAAAAATATTTTGGTTCAAAAGGGCATGCCTTTTCAATCTTTTTTGAGATTGTGATCATGACATTTATCCTGCTAATCTTTGGTGAAATCACTCCCAAACTGCTGGCATACAATACATCTGAGAAATTCAGCAAGATAACCAGTCTGCCATTGATCATTTTATATTACCTGCTCTATCCGCTGATCAAAGTACTGGAATTTATCAATATAATTTTTGCACACAGATCACGATATAGCGCTGATAAAAATAATAATATTACAACCGAGGATTTAAAAAACCTACTGCAATCAGATTCTACTGACCATCCCCTGGAAGACAGTGAGAAAGAGATCATACAGAGTATTTTCAGATTTTTTTCTGGAACAAAAGCCTGTGAGATAATGACTCCCCGTGTGGATATTGTGGGAATTGAAAGCAAGGAAAGTTATGAAGAATTAAGACAGTGTCTGCTGGAATCGGGACACTCCAAGCTCCCGGTTTACGAAGGAAGCATCGATAATATAACTGGGATAATCTATGCCAAAGATGTAATTTTGAATCCAGATAAAACCTCTATTTCATCTTTGATGCGGGAGCCAAATTATGTAACTGAGAATAGCCAGATCAGTGATCTGCTGAATATGTTCAGGCAGAAGAAAATCCAGATATCAGTGGTGGTGGATGAATATGGTGGAACCAGTGGACTTTTGACACTGGAAGATATTCTTGAAGAACTGGTGGGAGAAATTCTTGATGAATATGATAAGGAAGGTCCAACCATCAGCATGATCAGTGAAGATGAATATATAATTAATGGTATGGTATCGATTGCAGAATTGAATCAGAAATTTGACCTTAATATTCCTGAAGAGGAATATAATAATCTGGCAGAATTTCTCTTTGATGGATTCAATCGTGTACCTGCCAGATATGATTCCTATATATATGATGACCGGATTGAGTTTGTAGTGACGAATATAAAATCCAGGCGCATTCATTATGTGCGCGTAAAGAAACTGAAGAAAAGTTGA
- a CDS encoding thiamine ABC transporter substrate-binding protein, which yields MKINIILLITLIILSGCGKDDSAIQKPDRNLVVYTAEPFMSNAVWEDLNYFEARYNCTLIIKNFDDPWLALDALRQEADSTEADVICGINNALVQEALDSNLFTEYKSDNIKFIDSKFCFDKSNHFTPYAYGLLGLMYDSRYIVKPPQNYGELQDNGWDETLIMPDPEKTGMGRAFLHLTAAQFGKNGFRYLWNGIKKNISAYPLSYNDAYKRFLAGEGYLIPAYTTMPVFHKLNRDDTQYRVVVMEEGSFQVEEFAGIIASTDKLLLAQRFIDYLLTQNFQERICLKKWMYPLNRDVDFPAEFDDVVKIAPDDVFTLSASRVKTEEKTWLKKLKNTLGRD from the coding sequence TTGAAGATAAATATCATTCTCCTTATCACTCTCATTATTCTTAGCGGTTGCGGGAAAGATGATTCTGCAATTCAAAAGCCAGACCGAAATCTTGTGGTCTATACTGCAGAACCATTTATGAGTAATGCCGTGTGGGAGGATCTAAATTACTTTGAGGCGAGATATAATTGTACGCTGATTATAAAAAATTTTGATGATCCCTGGCTAGCCTTGGATGCACTCAGACAGGAAGCAGATTCCACAGAGGCAGACGTTATCTGCGGGATTAATAATGCTTTAGTGCAGGAAGCTTTGGATAGTAACCTGTTTACGGAATATAAGTCTGATAATATTAAATTCATTGATAGTAAATTTTGCTTTGACAAATCTAATCATTTCACGCCATATGCCTATGGTTTATTAGGTTTGATGTATGATAGCAGATATATAGTCAAACCACCACAGAATTATGGTGAATTGCAGGATAATGGCTGGGATGAGACTTTAATCATGCCTGACCCGGAAAAAACAGGGATGGGAAGAGCATTTTTGCATTTAACTGCTGCTCAGTTTGGCAAAAATGGGTTCCGTTATCTTTGGAATGGGATCAAGAAAAATATATCCGCATATCCTCTTTCCTATAATGATGCCTACAAAAGGTTTCTAGCTGGGGAAGGTTATCTGATTCCGGCATACACGACGATGCCGGTATTCCATAAATTAAATCGAGATGATACTCAATATCGAGTAGTCGTGATGGAAGAAGGTAGTTTTCAGGTAGAGGAATTTGCCGGTATAATAGCATCAACAGATAAGCTGCTGCTGGCACAGCGGTTTATAGATTACCTGTTAACTCAGAATTTTCAGGAGAGAATTTGCCTGAAAAAATGGATGTATCCCCTGAATCGGGATGTGGATTTTCCAGCAGAATTTGATGATGTGGTCAAGATTGCACCAGATGATGTTTTCACACTGAGTGCCAGTCGGGTAAAAACAGAAGAGAAAACCTGGCTGAAGAAACTAAAAAATACCTTAGGGAGAGATTAG
- the dapA gene encoding 4-hydroxy-tetrahydrodipicolinate synthase, with protein MLKGSIVALVTPFKNSQIDYNATDKLINMHLENKTDALLLCGTTGESPALAEDEKEFFIRYCLHKINGKVPVIVGTGTNNVSKTIASTLKAQKAGADYALVVTPYYNKPTQKGLYDFFFRVASEVKIPIILYNVPSRTSINLQAATTVALAKDCSNIIAIKEASGNLVQASEIIRDAPSDFVVLSGEDALNMPMMACGAKGTVSVTANIVPEKVHNLIHHCLEGNFELAKKEHLDLLELNDAMFIETNPIPVKEALVMMGIIEREYRAPMSVMSDDNRQILNNILRKYELVK; from the coding sequence ATGCTGAAAGGATCAATAGTAGCTTTAGTAACCCCCTTTAAGAATTCTCAGATTGATTACAACGCTACTGATAAGCTGATCAATATGCACCTTGAAAATAAAACTGATGCTCTCCTGTTATGTGGCACGACAGGAGAATCACCTGCTCTGGCAGAAGATGAGAAGGAATTCTTTATCAGGTATTGCCTTCACAAGATCAATGGGAAAGTTCCCGTGATCGTAGGGACTGGTACCAATAATGTCTCAAAGACAATTGCAAGTACTCTCAAAGCCCAGAAAGCTGGTGCTGATTATGCTCTGGTGGTTACTCCATATTACAATAAACCTACTCAAAAGGGTTTGTATGATTTCTTCTTCAGAGTTGCCTCAGAAGTTAAAATCCCCATTATTTTATACAATGTGCCCTCACGAACAAGTATAAATCTTCAGGCAGCAACCACAGTTGCTTTAGCAAAAGACTGCTCAAATATTATTGCTATCAAAGAAGCGTCTGGTAACCTTGTGCAGGCATCTGAGATAATCCGCGATGCTCCTTCAGATTTTGTTGTTCTTTCCGGTGAAGATGCACTGAATATGCCTATGATGGCATGTGGAGCAAAGGGTACTGTATCAGTGACTGCAAATATTGTTCCGGAAAAAGTTCACAATCTTATTCATCATTGCCTTGAAGGTAATTTTGAGCTGGCTAAGAAGGAGCACCTTGATCTTCTGGAACTTAATGATGCGATGTTTATTGAAACAAATCCTATCCCGGTTAAAGAAGCCCTAGTGATGATGGGAATAATTGAACGAGAATACCGTGCTCCAATGTCAGTAATGAGTGATGATAATAGGCAGATATTAAATAACATTCTGCGTAAATATGAATTGGTTAAATAG
- a CDS encoding DUF3108 domain-containing protein — MKKKTLLIVFLLLLSSFGFAEHLQMSIRYLGLKVVNVDMIDNDSTLTVTAKATGLGSIASRMDNLYQSNYQDEYLPDKYKKVIYQKKYTENRIINYDRSSLIADRTSKISKELDLQYPIMPESRDFFSALYFIRRHLEIPSAIYLDANSLIWKADYKVVKKEMINTILGKQEAFVVEVAFQKISQTAIERSDMLTNNLVNEDNVLTLWISDSAERLPLKARYSMKPFAVYWILDAYE; from the coding sequence TTGAAAAAAAAAACCCTTCTGATTGTTTTTTTACTTCTATTGAGCAGTTTTGGCTTTGCGGAACATTTGCAAATGAGTATCCGCTATTTAGGGCTGAAAGTTGTTAATGTGGATATGATTGATAATGATTCTACGCTTACAGTCACTGCAAAGGCGACAGGACTTGGCAGTATTGCAAGCAGAATGGATAATTTATATCAAAGCAATTATCAAGATGAATATCTACCCGATAAATACAAAAAAGTGATCTATCAAAAGAAATATACTGAGAACAGGATAATAAACTATGATCGCAGTAGTTTGATAGCTGATCGCACGAGCAAAATATCAAAAGAGCTTGATTTGCAGTATCCTATCATGCCTGAGAGCCGTGATTTCTTTTCTGCCTTGTATTTTATTCGAAGGCATCTTGAAATCCCCTCAGCTATTTATCTGGATGCTAATTCTCTGATCTGGAAAGCTGATTACAAAGTAGTAAAAAAAGAAATGATCAATACTATACTGGGAAAACAGGAAGCATTTGTAGTGGAAGTGGCTTTTCAAAAAATCTCTCAAACTGCCATAGAACGTTCTGATATGTTGACTAATAATCTGGTGAATGAAGATAATGTACTCACTTTATGGATTTCGGATTCGGCTGAGAGATTACCTTTGAAGGCTCGGTATAGTATGAAACCTTTTGCGGTTTACTGGATATTAGATGCTTATGAATAA
- a CDS encoding VanZ family protein codes for MLMNKMTKWMTAIYYTWLAAILIVSSIPDIGSSEESLLGFDKYAHFIEYLILAFLFICMKLARHQKPILKNYFFLAVLLPALDELHQLFIRGRECSPLDFSADWAGVSLAFIVYLLLIKFLSIKL; via the coding sequence ATGCTTATGAATAAAATGACCAAATGGATGACAGCAATTTATTACACCTGGTTGGCTGCTATTTTAATTGTATCCTCAATCCCTGATATCGGGTCTTCCGAAGAATCTCTGCTGGGGTTTGATAAATACGCCCATTTTATTGAGTATCTGATCCTTGCTTTTCTTTTTATCTGTATGAAACTTGCCAGGCATCAGAAACCAATACTTAAAAACTATTTCTTTCTGGCAGTGCTGCTGCCTGCTTTAGATGAGCTGCATCAATTATTTATAAGAGGCAGAGAATGCTCTCCCCTGGACTTTTCTGCCGACTGGGCAGGAGTTTCTCTTGCTTTTATCGTTTATCTGCTGCTCATAAAATTTCTGTCAATTAAGCTTTAA
- the ybeY gene encoding rRNA maturation RNase YbeY: MISVVHLINDTSQPFVEALFNQLAVEVIKSELKDEGNTEFAELEIGLTLCEGETIREMNRKYRGNDSKTDVLSFTGEYPAIPQLGDIIIDIEQASAQKGNMSLSYEVQTLFLHGLLHILGYDHMTRQQQLAMQEKEKFYQKYIKEIGR, translated from the coding sequence ATGATTAGTGTAGTGCACTTAATAAATGACACCAGTCAGCCTTTTGTTGAAGCTTTGTTTAATCAATTGGCAGTCGAAGTAATAAAATCTGAACTCAAAGATGAGGGAAATACCGAATTTGCTGAACTGGAGATAGGACTGACTTTGTGCGAAGGAGAAACTATCAGGGAAATGAACCGAAAATACCGTGGCAATGACTCCAAAACGGATGTACTGTCCTTTACTGGTGAATATCCGGCAATTCCACAATTAGGTGATATTATTATTGACATTGAACAGGCTTCTGCTCAAAAAGGTAATATGTCGCTGAGTTATGAGGTTCAAACCCTTTTTTTACATGGATTGCTTCATATATTGGGTTATGATCACATGACCCGTCAGCAGCAGTTAGCGATGCAGGAAAAAGAGAAATTTTATCAAAAATACATAAAGGAGATTGGCAGATAA